From a single Anas acuta chromosome 16, bAnaAcu1.1, whole genome shotgun sequence genomic region:
- the LOC137865679 gene encoding protein-glutamine gamma-glutamyltransferase 6-like — translation NDYIRQADKLYTFKGTVFSINLPCIFLALKIANINWQSKLNKAAHHTSDYSSTEVILRRGQAFTISLNFRTTVQPWDNFTFIASTGPSPAESQQTKVIFNLSDEGASGWSATQEHSEHGCMNFTIVSPANAVIGRYKLKLQIDSGNKFSSVLLGHFVLLFNPWCPNDDVYMANEKDRQEYVLNDSGIIFHGVEKYIQQEAWNYGQFEEDILDISLAILDRSLNHRKDPSIDVSNRNNPIYVSRVISAMVNSNDEKGVVEGKWNGKYCSGTNPLHWSGSVTILRKWYRRRYKPVRYGQCWVFAGVMCTVLRSLGIPTRVITNFNSAHDRNINLSIDKYIDISGKTLHLTEDSVWNFHVWNESWFIRRDLGSFYDGWQVLDATPQEVSKGIFQCGPASTKAIKEGDVNLDYDSSFVFAAVNADCVTWIHYSNKRKERIYSNTRKIGKFISTKAVGTNSRVDVTDNYKYPEGSLKERQVYKKALKLLGVSSTGRRTKVTRRRRRFSVAWRQNMTVPTGKPTVSGKLNLDASPVIGQDILLTLSLRNLITDFKTIKVKLSASAVLYTRKPKTEILQWSRSIQLGSEEVKEIPFKISYSQYKNALMDDRKILVTALCEVRQGNSLLMEKDILLQDPFLTIKVIGPTVVHKAANVQVTFTNPLSETVTDCVLRAEGSGLLKEQLQINVAQMAPMESSTIEFEIIPYKSGTRQLQVDLVSNHFSDIKGFVMLDVTLVQ, via the exons AATGATTATATTAGACAAGCTGACAAGTTGTATACGTTTAAAGGAACAGTGTTTTCAATTAACTTGCCTTGCATCTTTCTAGCCCTGAAAATAGCAAACATCAATTGGCAATCCAAGCTAAATAAAGCAGCACATCACACATCTGAttacagcagcacagaagtaATCTTGAGAAGAGGACAGGCCTTCACCATCAGCCTAAACTTCCGAACAACAGTACAGCCTTGGGACAACTTCACATTTATTGCAAGCACAG GACCATCTCCAGCAGAGTCACAGCAGACCAAGGTCATATTTAACCTTTCTGATGAAGGTGCCAGTGGCTGGAGTGCAACTCAAGAGCACAGTGAGCATGGCTGCATGAACTTCACGATAGTCAGCCCTGCCAATGCTGTCATTGGACGATACAAACTCAAACTCCAGATTGATTCTGGGAACAAGTTCTCATCAGTGCTCCTGGGCCATTTTGTGTTACTCTTCAATCCCTGGTGTCCAA ATGATGATGTCTATATGGCTAATGAAAAGGACCGACAGGAGTATGTTCTGAATGATAGTGGAATCATATTTCATGGagtggaaaaatatattcagcaAGAAGCTTGGAATTATGGACag TTCGAAGAGGATATCCTTGATATTTCTCTGGCTATATTGGATCGAAGCTTGAACCACCGCAAAGATCCATCCATTGATGTATCCAACAGAAACAATCCCATCTATGTGAGCAGGGTTATTAGTGCTATG gttaacAGCAATGATGAAAAGGGAGTAGTGGAAGGGAAGTGGAATGGAAAGTACTGTTCAGGAACCAACCCCTTGCACTGGAGTGGAAGCGTGACCATTCTTCGAAAATGGTACAGAAGGAGATACAAACCCGTCCGGTATGGCCAATGCTGGGTCTTTGCAGGAGTAATGTGCACAG TTCTGAGATCCTTGGGAATACCTACCCGTGTTATTACAAACTTTAACTCTGCCCATGATAGGAATATAAACCTGAGTATTGATAAATACATTGACATTTCTGGAAAGACCCTGCACTTGACTGAAGACAGTGTGtg GAATTTCCACGTCTGGAATGAAAGCTGGTTTATTAGAAGAGATCTTGGCTCCTTTTATGATGGATGGCAGGTTTTGGATGCAACACCACAGGAAGTAAGCAAAG GCATATTTCAGTGTGGCCCTGCCTCCACCAAAGCCATTAAGGAAGGGGATGTGAACCTGGATTATGACAGTTCATTTGTGTTTGCAGCAGTGAATGCTGACTGTGTTACTTGGATTCACTAtagcaacaaaagaaaagagagaatttaCTCCAATACTAGGAAGATTGGAAAATTTATCAGCACCAAAGCAGTGGGCACCAACTCCCGGGTGGATGTCACTGATAATTACAAATATCCAGAAG GATCCTTGAAAGAAAGGCAGGTATACAAAAAAGCACTGAAGCTGCTCGGTGTGAGCAGCACTGGAAGAAGAACCAAAGTTACAAGACGTAGAAGACGATTTTCAGTAGCATGGAGACAAAATATGACAGTGCCCACAGGAAAACCTACTGTCTCAGGGAAGCTGAACCTGGATGCATCTCCTGTAATTGGCCAGGATATCCTCCTTACCTTGTCACTGAGGAACTTGATCACAGATTTCAAGACCATAAAGGTTAAACTGAGTGCTTCAGCTGTTCTCTACACAAGAAAACCAAAGACAGAGATTTTGCAATGGTCTAGGTCTATTCAACTTGGATCTGAAGAag TGAAAGAAATTCCATTCAAGATCTCCTACTCCCAGTATAAAAATGCTCTGATGGATGACAGGAAGATCCTAGTGACCGCTCTCTGTGAAGTCAGACAGGGAAACTCACTTCTAATGGAGAAGGATATTCTACTTCAGGATCCTTTTCTCACCATCAAG GTCATTGGTCCAACAGTGGTACACAAGGCTGCTAATGTGCAGGTCACATTTACCAACCCACTGTCTGAAACGGTGACAGACTGTGTGCTGAGAGCAGAAGGTAGTGGCTTGCTCAAAGAACAGCTCCAAATCAA TGTGGCACAAATGGCCCCCATGGAGTCCTCAACAATTGAGTTTGAGATCATTCCCTACAAGAGTGGCACAAGACAGCTTCAGGTGGACTTGGTTTCCAACCATTTTTCAGACATTAAGGGATTTGTGATGCTTGATGTGACTCTCGTCCAGTGA